Genomic DNA from Lycorma delicatula isolate Av1 chromosome 5, ASM4794821v1, whole genome shotgun sequence:
ttccgCTGTTCAGCTGCTActaggcagtcgtgtaaaaagaaaCTGGTCCAGTATTTGtcaaaaattcaaaggaaactaAAGTAAAATCTTGATCACTGTAGTatcaaaaaatacacaattaattagaAACCAAAAAACAACTGTTCTTATCAAAAgtccttattaaaatttaatgaaaaaataaatatatatctatattaaagtaaatatccAAAGCtactaaatatacattttttgttatttaaaaatcattgacagagtaatattttttctacaaaaaaaaacctttttaattccatttcatataaattgttggtgggtaaatcttttaaatggtttggtaatttattaaatatgataacaAAAGTACAATAAGTTCCTTTCTCATAAGCTGAAATATTGTTAACAAGTTAAAAAAGCAGTTTTGATGTCTGGTTCAACAGATgtgaatactgttattttttgtttgtttgtaataacTAACTATAATCTTCAGCaaagattacttatttataaatataaaaatatggataAGTTAAAAGTTTGACCCAttggggtggtctagtggtgaacaggtcttcccaaatcagctgatttggatgtagagagttccagtgttcaagacctactaaaggcagttgttatttttatacgaatttgacgACTAGATCATggatcagtgttctttggtggttgggtttcaattaatcacatatctcaggaatggttgaactgagactgtacaagactacacttcatttacacttatacatatcctcctcaatcatcctctgaagtaatacctaaacggtaattccctaccactaaacaggaaaaaagataagttaaaagtttaaatttactaaataattagtttacataaccttagaataaataattctctTGTATAAGAgagttataaatgttatttaattaatgctttatttcaaagataaaagttttttaaagatttagctGTCCATGACAATTACCAGTGAACATTTATGAAATTGTTCGTTTAATGTGatgatctgaaataaaattttatggataataagattatgtttattattcacattaattttttttcacctgtATACAGTTATCCTAATTAGTGAGTGATTATAAATACACCACTTGAAATtactgaaatgattttttaaagtttaggaCGTGCCAATGgtttaaatgtactttaaatttgtatgtttttaatttttttttaaatattatttatttgtagattttaatttgacaaaagtagatttaaaagaatattcatCAACATAAAAAGCCAAAGTTATTAAACCATTTTAATCCATAGAATcttagaattataatattttttaactaaaacacaTTAGTTTTTGATATTCCTTCATGATCTATTTTTtagctgtaataaattttaaaattatgttcatcaattgtttttgtttttaaatgcaaacgtaatgttttatttgtttcagttacTTTAATCTGGACGTGTTTAACACTAGTCTCACCCACCATACAACACACTGGTTATCATTATTCTCCTTCAGGTAATGTTCAGCAACCAGCAATAGCTGGTGCAGGACCTTTTCCTGAACCTGGTACAGCACCTGGACCACTTACAGAATCAGTACCTGATGGACCAAGTGCATATGGGCCACCACAAGCACAATTTCCTGGACCTTATGGTGTTGGACCTTATACTTATCCTCCATACCCTATTCCACACTTATCTCCTTATGCAGGACACGGTTCTGGACATCATTTGTTAAGTTTAATAGGAAAGCACTTGCCACGTTTAATTGAACCGGTTCTGTTAGCCGGTGTTGgtatgataataatttggttATTCAAGACACTCATATTACCGCATCTGGGTATATTTGCAGTTCGTGTCAGCCGAGTTCTAGAAGATGCTGATCAGTCTGCACTAGATTCATTAACTAACTCTGTTAGAAAAGCAATAACAAAAGGTATCTGTCTAGAACGATTAGCGTGTAAGATGGGACAGCAAAGCAAAGAATATCAAATCAGTTCATCActtttaaggtaaatataaatttttataaagctatttaaaattttatatattacatcctAATTGCACTCATTCaatgaaatttgaataattcttttaaaggCTTAAATATTAGTTCTTCAACAATTTTTGGCATAATGTAAATAACATGCAATAATACTTGTACCATTTACTTATTTAAGTACTACACATAACATCAACCTTTCTAATCACATCATAAAAAACAGGATATACATGCAAGTGTATTAACCCCAACATACAAATACATACATGAAAATTTTGAACTCAATTTGCTTAACAACATGATGTTTACAAATTCACTAAATTgacaaaacaacatattaaatgaataaaaatgatacaaataaaaaagattatttgactGTATGATAATCTGACCCCAcacttctttttttcctttttttttattaaccttcgggaccacttttaagtattacttcaaaggatgagatgaatgacaatttttgtagcatgtgaaaatgtcatgtctgatcAGTATTCAAActcaggacctctggatgaaaggctgagatgctaccactcatgccatggaGGCCACCAACGACTTAAAATAGCTGTCATTAATAGTAGTGCCACTAGCAATTCCATTGACAAAGCAGATGTATAATTAGAAAGAATCTTGGGAAAGTAAAATTTCCatgtaatttgaaagtaaatgttaattatttttcttttctgaacaAATGTTATCGTGTTGATCAAAACTagttctgaaataaataaaaaaataaagatgaaaggtgacaatatttataattaattaatctattaaacatTCCTTCTgaatctgtataataaaataaaagaattccaaaaacattttgactattacatgatttgtttttttttgtaggttcATGAAATTGTATGGAGGAAATTCTCAATCTGTAATGGAAATATTTAGAATGGCTGCTACTGGTGAAGTAAAAACATGTGATCAATACATATGTTGGACTAAAACTGATTCACAAGATTTAAATCcatacaaatataatgaaaatgatacaaatacaaacattcctaatgataaacaaaaataataaaatgttatttcattaatttatttcatttcatttaatgcaaaaataatttattttttcatgttctttaaaaaaagaaaataatgattttttttcaatttatttattaatactatatttatttatttatttatttagatgtaaacagtacaatataaaatttatgttctatgtgaaattaaaaaaagttcaaaagaaatttttatttatttttaatcttatcactttgaaaataaaggttgtaatcagtaagagtaaaaaaaattgaaacatatgtTATTTACATCTCCAAatcaatcattaattatttttcctaaaacatatatatatatttaatgattgaTTCACTACACAAAGTTAAATCTTGTATATGAGAGTATGGAACGGAATTTTTGAATGAGATGAAAATGTAAATCTAATTAGAATTCAGAGACCTTCCAAATAAAAGGCTGTGACATTTTCTTCTGCATAGAGATCAgaatttataataacttaaagGCTATTAAACAgttcaaataaaactgaaattataagtcctaaaaaacaaagaatagtttttgagtaaataaaaaacaaaagaatcaaaaagcaaagtaaattttctttaacataatttttttttaaatatttacattacagaaattttttactcatgtcaaaatattattagtaatat
This window encodes:
- the LOC142325702 gene encoding uncharacterized protein LOC142325702, which codes for MKMNSLLIQVTLIWTCLTLVSPTIQHTGYHYSPSGNVQQPAIAGAGPFPEPGTAPGPLTESVPDGPSAYGPPQAQFPGPYGVGPYTYPPYPIPHLSPYAGHGSGHHLLSLIGKHLPRLIEPVLLAGVGMIIIWLFKTLILPHLGIFAVRVSRVLEDADQSALDSLTNSVRKAITKGICLERLACKMGQQSKEYQISSSLLRFMKLYGGNSQSVMEIFRMAATGEVKTCDQYICWTKTDSQDLNPYKYNENDTNTNIPNDKQK